From a region of the Candidatus Azobacteroides pseudotrichonymphae genomovar. CFP2 genome:
- the dnaA gene encoding chromosomal replication initiator protein DnaA, with protein MESHIRIWHQCLKIIEDNITENTFHTWFSPIVPLKYEDNNFTIQTPNQFFYEYLEEKYAKLILQSLFQVTGKQIILTYQIIINNDFDRNKKKYTTSQRDCSTSFNESQKTTLIKDWNSNLNNRQTFRNFFESDNNKVAYVIAQKVAQEPGKDFNPYFIYGGPGVGKTHLCHAIGNKVTEFHFQKRVIYIPAHLFQIQYTDSIRKHEPNEFIHFYQGIDILILDDIHELSGKEKTLQAYFHIFNHLHQLGRQIILTADKIPAEIIGLEERLTSRLKWGLTIELQKPDLELRKKILNYRIRQRRLSVPEEVIDYIAENVPENARDLEGIVTSLIAYSLVDNCEINLESAQKIVGKIVRKKKKQITLEKIQNIVSSYFKVNIDQIHSKSRKREIVQARQIAMFLSKKHTDHSYSLIGEQIGKRDRTTVLHACKSVQNNLDLSKRFRSTMRDIEVFLLN; from the coding sequence ATGGAATCACATATCAGAATATGGCATCAATGCTTAAAGATAATAGAGGATAATATTACAGAAAATACTTTCCATACATGGTTTTCACCTATAGTCCCATTAAAATACGAGGATAACAATTTTACGATTCAAACCCCGAACCAATTCTTTTATGAATATTTAGAAGAGAAATATGCTAAACTTATTCTTCAGTCTTTATTTCAAGTAACAGGCAAACAAATAATTCTAACCTATCAAATTATTATTAATAATGATTTCGATAGGAATAAGAAGAAATACACTACATCACAAAGAGATTGCTCTACATCTTTTAATGAAAGTCAGAAAACAACATTGATTAAAGATTGGAATTCCAATCTGAACAATCGTCAAACATTTCGCAATTTTTTTGAAAGTGATAATAACAAAGTAGCATATGTTATTGCACAAAAAGTCGCTCAAGAACCTGGAAAAGATTTCAATCCTTATTTCATTTATGGAGGACCAGGAGTAGGAAAAACACATTTGTGCCATGCTATCGGGAATAAAGTAACAGAATTCCACTTCCAAAAAAGAGTAATTTATATTCCTGCTCATTTATTTCAAATTCAATATACAGATTCTATACGCAAACATGAACCCAATGAGTTTATTCATTTCTACCAAGGAATAGATATTTTGATATTGGACGATATTCATGAGTTATCAGGCAAAGAGAAAACCTTACAAGCATATTTTCATATTTTTAACCATCTTCACCAATTAGGAAGACAAATTATTCTAACAGCAGATAAAATTCCTGCAGAAATAATAGGGTTAGAAGAGCGCCTTACTAGCCGACTCAAATGGGGATTAACCATAGAACTACAAAAGCCAGATTTAGAGTTAAGAAAAAAAATTCTCAATTACAGAATAAGACAAAGAAGATTGAGTGTTCCTGAAGAAGTTATTGATTATATCGCAGAAAATGTACCTGAGAATGCAAGAGATTTAGAAGGAATCGTTACTTCGCTTATTGCATATTCATTGGTTGATAATTGTGAGATAAATTTAGAATCAGCTCAAAAAATCGTGGGTAAAATTGTTCGAAAAAAAAAGAAACAAATTACATTAGAGAAAATTCAAAATATAGTAAGCTCTTACTTCAAAGTAAATATTGACCAAATTCATTCCAAATCTCGAAAGCGAGAAATTGTACAAGCACGCCAAATAGCGATGTTTTTATCAAAAAAACATACAGATCATTCTTATTCCCTTATTGGGGAACAGATAGGGAAACGTGATCGCACAACAGTATTACATGCATGTAAGTCTGTTCAAAATAATTTGGATCTCAGTAAAAGATTTCGTTCAACAATGAGAGATATTGAAGTCTTTTTATTGAATTAA
- the argS gene encoding arginine--tRNA ligase — protein sequence MNIQELIQKDLKRLYAREIPESSIQLQKTKKEFEGNLTLIIFPLLKISKKDIEQTAMEIGEYLLKNQSIIIGYNAIKGFLNLTLSSTYWINSLNTIHRTKNYGMKKITNNSPLIMIEYSSPNTNKPLHLGHIRNILLGYSISEILKATGNQIVKTNIVNDRGIHICKSMLAWKKWGNGETPNSSGKKGDHLIGEYYVKFNQEYKKEILTMEASGLTPKEAEEKSLLMFEAREMLRKWETGDPETIHLWKITNNWVHIGFKETYKTLGVDFDKIYYESQTYLEGKKKILEGFEKGIFYKKEDGSIWANLASNGLGEKLLLRSDGTSVYITQDIGTAKLRFDDYSINKMIYIAGNEQNYHFQALSLLLDKLGFEFSKNLIHFSYGMVELPEGKMKSREGTVVDADDLIEEMIQTAKEISNKLGKLGKCTDKETNEVYKIISMGALKYFILKVDPRKNMTFNPKESIDFNGNTGPFIQYTYARIKSILKKSNIKIQCIKSISTNIFLNEKEKNIIQLLSDFPTIVQEAADNFDPSIIANYTFCIAKEYNQFYHNYSILKEENEDIQKFRLILSYNTSKIIKMSFKLLGINVPERM from the coding sequence ATGAATATTCAAGAGTTAATTCAAAAAGATTTAAAACGTTTATATGCTAGAGAAATTCCTGAATCTTCTATACAATTACAAAAGACAAAAAAGGAATTCGAAGGAAATTTGACATTGATTATTTTTCCTCTATTGAAGATATCAAAAAAGGATATAGAACAAACAGCAATGGAAATTGGAGAATACTTGCTCAAAAATCAATCTATTATTATTGGATACAATGCAATCAAAGGATTTCTAAATCTTACGCTTTCATCAACATATTGGATTAATTCTTTAAATACTATACATAGAACGAAAAATTATGGTATGAAAAAAATCACAAACAACTCTCCATTAATAATGATAGAATATTCATCTCCTAATACCAATAAACCACTCCATTTAGGCCATATCCGTAATATCTTATTAGGATATAGTATTTCCGAAATATTGAAAGCAACCGGGAATCAAATAGTCAAAACAAATATTGTAAATGATCGAGGAATTCATATTTGCAAATCTATGTTAGCATGGAAAAAATGGGGAAATGGAGAAACTCCAAATTCTTCTGGGAAAAAAGGGGACCATTTAATTGGAGAATATTACGTCAAATTTAACCAAGAGTATAAAAAGGAAATATTAACAATGGAAGCTTCCGGATTAACTCCAAAAGAAGCAGAAGAAAAATCATTACTAATGTTTGAAGCTCGTGAAATGCTCCGAAAATGGGAAACTGGGGATCCAGAAACTATACATCTATGGAAAATAACAAACAACTGGGTGCATATCGGTTTCAAAGAAACATACAAAACTTTAGGTGTCGATTTCGATAAAATTTATTATGAATCACAAACCTATTTAGAAGGGAAAAAGAAAATATTAGAAGGATTTGAAAAAGGGATTTTTTACAAAAAAGAAGACGGCTCAATTTGGGCAAATCTAGCCTCTAATGGATTAGGCGAAAAATTGTTACTTCGTTCTGATGGTACTTCTGTCTATATAACTCAAGACATTGGAACAGCAAAATTAAGATTTGATGATTATTCTATTAACAAAATGATTTACATAGCAGGTAATGAGCAAAATTATCACTTTCAAGCACTTTCTCTATTACTAGATAAATTAGGATTTGAATTTAGTAAAAACTTAATACACTTTTCTTATGGAATGGTTGAACTTCCGGAAGGGAAAATGAAATCTCGAGAAGGTACAGTTGTAGATGCAGATGACCTAATTGAAGAAATGATACAAACAGCAAAAGAAATTTCTAATAAACTGGGAAAATTAGGCAAATGTACTGATAAAGAAACAAACGAAGTATATAAAATCATAAGTATGGGAGCTTTAAAATATTTCATACTAAAAGTAGATCCACGTAAAAATATGACTTTTAACCCAAAGGAATCCATAGACTTTAATGGTAATACAGGACCATTCATCCAATACACCTATGCACGTATTAAGTCTATTTTAAAAAAATCAAATATTAAAATACAGTGTATTAAATCTATATCGACAAATATTTTTCTCAATGAAAAAGAAAAAAATATTATTCAATTACTATCAGATTTTCCAACCATTGTTCAAGAAGCAGCTGATAACTTCGATCCTTCCATAATCGCCAACTATACCTTTTGCATAGCAAAAGAATACAATCAATTTTATCACAACTATTCAATATTAAAAGAAGAAAATGAAGACATACAAAAATTCCGTTTGATACTGTCTTATAATACAAGCAAAATCATTAAGATGAGCTTCAAGCTATTAGGAATCAATGTCCCTGAAAGAATGTAG
- the rho gene encoding transcription termination factor Rho, translating to MQHYNILFLQKMNRDDLILVAKELGLKGIDKLEDIELIYQILDQQALINAATQTVSITASDERRKRGRPRKFQMEKTVENIEVKSGENNTTMDNSGLTEKNNKQKRFDKVSQSNSKLRGIDKNIPIITSLNRETNVGSKRIKKEQFGKKQEQNVSNVAKYKVENKTEQVLSLSEQNQQPVLYSKNNLNQDQLQNSNIVSQSNNVNSDLENMLQGSGVLEVGQEGYGFLRSADYNYFSSPDDIYLSSGQIRLFGLKTGDVVAGSVRPPREGEKFFALIKIELINGLCPEKVRDRLPFDHLVPLFPEEKFNLVRSISPKVTDKLSSRVVDLFTPIGKGQRGLIVAQPKTGKTILLKNIANSIAWNHPEVYMIVLLIDERPEEVTDMQRSVDAEVIASTFDEPAERHVKIAEIVLNKAKRMVECRHDVVILLDSITRLARAYNTIQPASGRVLSGGVDANALQRPKRFFGAARKIENGGSLTIIATALTETGSKMDDVIFEEFKGTGNMELQLDRKLSNKRIYPAVDILASSTRRDDLLQDNDTINRMWILRKYLSDMNSMEAIEFVKGKMENTLNNEEFLLSMNE from the coding sequence ATGCAACATTATAATATTCTTTTTTTGCAAAAAATGAATCGGGACGATTTAATTCTTGTAGCAAAAGAACTTGGATTAAAAGGTATTGATAAATTAGAGGATATTGAACTTATTTATCAGATTTTAGATCAACAAGCTCTTATTAATGCAGCTACACAAACTGTTTCAATAACGGCGTCCGATGAAAGAAGAAAGCGGGGGCGTCCACGAAAATTTCAAATGGAGAAAACAGTTGAAAATATTGAAGTGAAATCTGGAGAGAATAATACGACAATGGACAATTCAGGATTGACGGAGAAAAACAATAAGCAAAAGAGGTTTGATAAGGTAAGTCAGTCTAATTCTAAATTGAGGGGAATAGATAAAAATATACCGATTATTACATCTCTCAATAGAGAGACAAATGTTGGATCAAAACGAATAAAAAAAGAACAATTTGGTAAAAAACAAGAGCAAAATGTTTCAAACGTAGCTAAATATAAGGTAGAAAATAAAACGGAACAAGTTTTGTCTCTCTCTGAACAAAATCAGCAACCAGTTTTATATTCAAAAAATAATCTAAATCAGGATCAGTTACAAAATAGCAATATTGTTAGTCAGAGTAACAATGTAAATTCTGATTTGGAAAATATGTTACAAGGTTCGGGCGTATTAGAAGTTGGTCAGGAGGGTTATGGATTTCTACGTTCGGCAGATTATAATTATTTTTCATCACCAGATGATATATATCTTTCGTCAGGGCAGATTCGATTATTTGGGTTAAAAACAGGAGATGTAGTAGCTGGATCTGTTCGACCACCTCGGGAAGGAGAAAAGTTTTTTGCATTGATTAAGATAGAATTAATCAATGGGTTGTGTCCAGAAAAAGTGCGAGATCGTTTGCCATTTGATCATCTTGTTCCTTTATTTCCCGAAGAAAAATTTAATTTAGTTCGTAGTATAAGTCCTAAAGTTACGGATAAGCTTTCATCTCGTGTAGTGGATTTGTTTACTCCGATAGGTAAAGGACAACGAGGTCTTATAGTGGCACAACCTAAAACAGGTAAGACTATTCTTTTGAAAAATATTGCTAATTCTATTGCGTGGAACCATCCTGAAGTTTATATGATTGTGTTGTTGATTGACGAACGTCCCGAGGAAGTAACTGATATGCAGCGAAGTGTGGATGCTGAAGTTATTGCTTCTACATTTGATGAACCAGCAGAACGTCATGTAAAAATTGCTGAAATTGTTTTAAATAAAGCCAAAAGAATGGTGGAGTGTAGACATGATGTGGTTATTTTGTTAGATTCTATTACACGCCTGGCACGAGCATATAATACAATACAACCAGCTTCTGGGAGAGTATTATCGGGTGGGGTAGATGCCAATGCTTTACAAAGACCCAAACGATTTTTTGGAGCTGCTCGCAAGATTGAAAATGGTGGTTCATTGACAATTATTGCCACTGCTCTAACGGAAACAGGCTCTAAAATGGATGATGTAATTTTTGAAGAATTTAAAGGGACAGGTAATATGGAATTACAATTGGATCGTAAATTATCTAACAAGCGTATTTACCCGGCTGTAGATATTTTAGCTTCCAGTACTCGCCGTGATGATTTATTGCAAGATAATGATACTATCAATCGTATGTGGATTTTACGTAAATATCTGTCAGATATGAATAGCATGGAAGCCATAGAATTTGTGAAAGGAAAGATGGAAAATACATTAAATAATGAAGAATTTCTACTTTCTATGAATGAATAA
- the tilS gene encoding tRNA lysidine(34) synthetase TilS has translation MNDVLIKKVAQYIHKNGLLPQCQAKIVVGVSGGVDSSVLLYILHHLGYKCQAAHCNFHLRGDESCRDEKHAALLASSMNLVFFKKDFNTQYLAQRNKISIEMAARVLRYKWFEYLRQEQNAEVIAVAHHKGDNIETLLLNLVRGTGIRGLKGIRPKHGKIIRPLLDITRQEIVQFAKDNRIVYVDDSSNFEEKHIRNKIRFKLLPLLKTLNPSVEQVLLHTIENLAEVIKIYDSHIEEARNKVFNPDIGMINIIELQKFPSPESILFEILKTYGFGRDVIYNITRAMKSLSSKEFYSLQYILIKDRERFLLIPREESSKNKIYEIDKDDREMIVPLPIRMRYKDIGGDNFQIKCNPNIAFLDVKKLQFPLQLRKWERGDRFVPFGMRNFQKLSDYFNNHKFSKLEKKNTWLLCSRDDIVWIVGKRIDNRYRVSSTTRRVIIFESLEQ, from the coding sequence TTGAATGATGTATTAATAAAGAAAGTTGCACAATATATCCATAAAAATGGTTTGTTGCCGCAATGTCAGGCGAAGATTGTTGTTGGGGTGAGTGGAGGCGTCGACTCGTCTGTTTTACTTTATATTTTGCATCATCTAGGCTATAAATGTCAAGCGGCTCATTGTAATTTTCATTTAAGAGGAGATGAATCATGTAGAGATGAAAAGCATGCTGCTTTATTAGCTTCTTCTATGAATCTGGTTTTTTTTAAAAAAGACTTTAATACTCAATATCTTGCTCAACGAAACAAGATATCCATAGAAATGGCAGCTCGTGTCCTACGTTATAAATGGTTCGAATATTTACGTCAAGAACAAAATGCGGAGGTAATTGCTGTAGCTCATCATAAAGGAGATAATATAGAAACTTTACTTTTAAATTTAGTGCGTGGGACTGGTATTAGAGGTCTGAAGGGGATCAGACCAAAGCATGGAAAGATAATTCGTCCACTATTAGACATTACAAGACAAGAAATAGTGCAATTTGCTAAAGATAACCGGATAGTCTATGTAGACGATTCAAGTAATTTTGAGGAAAAGCATATACGAAATAAAATCCGTTTTAAATTGCTTCCTTTATTAAAAACATTGAATCCGTCTGTTGAACAGGTGTTACTTCATACGATAGAAAATTTGGCAGAAGTTATAAAGATTTATGATTCTCACATTGAAGAAGCAAGAAATAAAGTATTTAATCCGGATATAGGGATGATAAATATTATTGAATTGCAGAAATTTCCCTCTCCTGAATCGATATTATTTGAAATTTTAAAAACTTATGGCTTCGGTCGGGATGTTATATACAATATAACCCGTGCAATGAAAAGTTTGTCAAGTAAAGAATTTTACTCATTGCAGTATATCTTGATAAAAGATAGAGAGCGGTTTTTACTTATTCCTCGTGAGGAAAGCAGTAAAAATAAAATTTATGAAATAGATAAAGATGATCGAGAAATGATAGTTCCGTTACCAATAAGAATGCGTTATAAGGACATAGGAGGAGATAATTTTCAAATAAAATGCAATCCCAATATTGCTTTTTTGGACGTAAAAAAATTGCAATTTCCATTACAATTGCGAAAATGGGAAAGAGGAGATAGGTTTGTTCCTTTTGGAATGCGAAACTTTCAAAAATTAAGCGATTATTTTAATAACCACAAATTTAGCAAGCTGGAAAAAAAAAATACATGGTTGCTTTGTTCAAGAGATGATATAGTTTGGATTGTTGGAAAACGAATAGATAATCGTTATCGGGTAAGTTCAACAACAAGAAGGGTGATTATTTTTGAGTCTTTGGAACAATAA
- the rpoC gene encoding DNA-directed RNA polymerase subunit beta', whose translation MAFRKENKVKSFTRIFISLASSDNILAQSSGEVLKPETINYRTYRPERDGLFCERIFGPIKDYECHCGKYKRIRYKGVVCDRCGVEVTEKRVRRERMGHIQLVVPVVHIWYFRSLPNKIGYLLGLSSKKLDAIIYYERFVVIQPGITDKKVCDLLSEEEYLEVLDGLPVENQRLDDINPDKFIAKMGGEAIYDLLSRLELDSLSYELRHKIDNDTSQQRKIDALKRLQVIESFRSSKNKNRPEWMVIGVIPVIPPELRPLIPLDGGRFAASDVNDLYRRVIIRNNRLKRLIDIDAPDVILRNEKRMLQEAVDSLFDNSRKSSAVKTDANRPLKSLSDSLKGKQGRFRQNLLGKRVDYSARSVIVVGPELKMHECGLPKGIAAELYKPFIIRKLMDRGVVKTVKSAKKLVDGRDPIIWDILEYVMKGHPVLLNRAPTLHRLSIQAFQPKLIEGKAIQLHPLSCTAFNADFDGDQMAVHLPLGNEAILEAQMLMLASHNILNPANGTPITIPSQDMVLGLFYITKMRRGAKGEGLKFYGTEEAIIAYNEGKVDIHAFVKVYVDDIDENGTPINHIIETSVGRVIVNGFVPKAVGFVNEELSKKSLRSVISDVIKTCGVSRTAQFLDDIKDLGYMMAFKGCLSFNLDNVIVPKEKETFVQEGYKEIEEILANYNMGIITYNERYNQIIDTWTHVNSRLSDALMKQLREDDQGFNPVFMMLESGARGSKEQIRQLSGMRGLMAKPQKSVMGGGQIIENPILSNFKEGLSVLEYFISTHGARKGLADTALKTADAGYLTRRLVDVSHNVIINEEDCGTLRGLIATELRKNEDVVVSLYERILGRVSVCDVQHPESRKIIVYAGEEISEDKALAIQNSSIERVEIRSVLTCESKKGVCVKCYGRNLATGSIVQIGEAVGVIAAQSIGEPGTQLTLRTFHVGGIASNIATESSVVSKYDGILEIDELRTVEVVDEINNRHLIVVSRLAEMRIIDTRTKIVLATYNIPYASKLFFNDRDEIKKGDLLFEWDAFNASIVSEVAGRFHLENVIENITYKNEYDEQTGLKEKVIIESRDKTKIPVIHILDENGEIRRIYNLPLGAHITKEEKDVIRVGEVLVKIPRTVGKTGDITGGLPRVTELFEARNPSNPAVVSEIDGEISFGKVKRGSREVIVTSKNGDYRTYLVSLSKQILVQENDYIRAGMPLSDGIIAPSDILAVNGPTAVQEYIVNEIQDVYRLQGVKINDKHFEVIVRQMMRKVEIIEAGDTKFVARQLVDRDEVSEENDHIWDKKVVVNVGDSSNVKQGQIITMRKLREENSILKRRDLRLIEVRDSIPATVMQILQGITRASLQTSSFISAASFQETAKVLNEAAIKGKVDKLVGMKENVICGRLIPAGTGLKEYDKIMVETTME comes from the coding sequence ATGGCTTTCAGAAAAGAAAATAAGGTGAAGAGCTTTACTAGAATATTTATTAGTTTGGCCTCTTCTGACAATATATTGGCACAATCTAGTGGTGAAGTATTAAAGCCAGAAACGATTAATTATCGCACTTATAGGCCCGAACGTGATGGATTATTTTGCGAACGTATTTTTGGCCCAATAAAGGATTACGAATGTCATTGTGGTAAATACAAACGCATTCGTTATAAAGGTGTTGTATGTGACCGTTGTGGAGTGGAAGTGACTGAAAAAAGAGTACGTCGAGAACGAATGGGTCATATTCAATTAGTTGTTCCTGTAGTTCATATTTGGTATTTTCGTTCATTACCAAATAAAATAGGTTATTTGCTAGGGTTGTCGTCGAAAAAATTGGATGCAATTATTTATTATGAACGTTTTGTTGTAATTCAACCAGGGATTACGGATAAGAAAGTTTGTGATTTGCTTTCGGAAGAAGAATATTTAGAAGTTTTGGATGGTCTTCCGGTAGAGAATCAGCGATTGGATGATATTAATCCAGATAAATTCATTGCAAAAATGGGAGGAGAGGCAATTTATGATCTTTTGTCTCGTTTGGAATTAGATTCCCTTTCTTACGAATTACGTCATAAGATTGATAATGATACTTCGCAACAAAGGAAAATTGATGCATTGAAACGTTTACAAGTAATTGAATCTTTTCGCTCTTCTAAAAATAAGAATCGGCCAGAATGGATGGTTATTGGGGTGATTCCAGTTATTCCGCCTGAATTGCGCCCCTTGATTCCATTAGATGGTGGACGTTTTGCTGCTTCTGATGTGAATGACTTATATCGTAGAGTAATTATTCGTAACAATCGTTTGAAACGGTTAATTGATATAGATGCACCTGATGTAATTTTGCGAAATGAAAAACGTATGTTGCAAGAAGCAGTGGATTCGTTATTCGATAATTCGCGTAAATCAAGTGCAGTTAAGACTGATGCTAATCGTCCATTAAAATCATTATCTGATAGTTTGAAAGGGAAGCAAGGTCGTTTCAGGCAGAACCTATTGGGTAAGCGTGTAGATTATTCTGCTCGTTCAGTAATTGTTGTTGGGCCTGAATTAAAAATGCATGAATGTGGATTGCCCAAAGGTATAGCTGCTGAACTTTATAAACCGTTTATTATCCGTAAATTGATGGACCGTGGTGTTGTTAAAACAGTAAAATCAGCAAAAAAACTTGTAGATGGGAGGGACCCAATTATTTGGGATATATTGGAGTATGTAATGAAGGGTCATCCTGTATTATTAAATCGCGCTCCAACTCTACATCGTTTGAGCATTCAAGCATTTCAACCTAAGTTGATAGAGGGTAAAGCTATTCAATTGCATCCACTCTCTTGTACGGCTTTTAATGCTGATTTTGATGGCGATCAGATGGCTGTCCATCTCCCTTTGGGAAACGAGGCTATTTTAGAAGCACAGATGTTAATGCTAGCTTCTCATAATATATTGAATCCAGCTAATGGTACTCCTATTACCATTCCTTCTCAAGATATGGTTTTAGGATTATTTTATATTACTAAGATGCGTAGAGGTGCTAAGGGAGAAGGTTTAAAATTCTATGGTACAGAGGAGGCGATAATTGCTTATAATGAGGGAAAAGTAGATATTCATGCATTTGTTAAAGTTTATGTAGATGATATTGATGAGAATGGAACCCCTATTAATCATATAATTGAGACTTCTGTAGGTCGTGTGATAGTTAATGGGTTTGTCCCGAAAGCTGTAGGTTTTGTCAATGAAGAATTATCTAAAAAATCCTTGAGAAGTGTTATTAGTGATGTGATTAAAACTTGTGGGGTGTCACGTACTGCTCAATTTCTTGATGACATTAAGGATTTAGGTTATATGATGGCTTTTAAAGGATGTTTGTCATTCAATTTGGACAATGTTATTGTTCCAAAAGAAAAAGAAACATTTGTACAAGAAGGCTATAAAGAAATAGAGGAAATCCTGGCTAACTATAATATGGGGATAATCACGTACAATGAACGTTATAATCAAATTATTGATACATGGACGCATGTTAATTCTCGATTATCCGATGCTCTAATGAAACAATTGAGAGAAGATGATCAAGGGTTTAATCCTGTTTTTATGATGTTGGAATCGGGAGCACGAGGGAGTAAAGAACAGATTCGTCAATTGTCTGGTATGCGTGGTCTAATGGCAAAACCACAGAAAAGTGTAATGGGAGGAGGACAGATTATTGAAAATCCGATTCTTTCTAATTTTAAAGAGGGATTATCCGTACTGGAATATTTTATTTCTACTCATGGTGCACGTAAAGGTTTGGCAGATACGGCTTTAAAAACTGCGGATGCAGGATATTTAACTCGTCGTTTGGTAGATGTATCTCATAATGTAATTATTAATGAAGAAGATTGTGGGACATTGCGTGGGTTAATTGCAACTGAATTGAGAAAAAATGAGGATGTAGTAGTTTCTCTTTATGAACGTATCTTGGGACGTGTTTCTGTATGTGATGTTCAACATCCAGAGAGTAGAAAAATCATTGTTTATGCAGGCGAGGAGATTTCAGAAGACAAAGCGTTGGCTATTCAAAATTCGTCTATAGAACGTGTTGAGATACGTTCTGTATTAACTTGCGAGTCCAAAAAAGGTGTTTGTGTAAAATGTTATGGACGTAATTTGGCAACTGGTAGTATAGTTCAAATTGGAGAAGCAGTAGGAGTTATTGCTGCTCAATCTATTGGAGAACCCGGAACACAATTAACTTTACGTACTTTTCATGTGGGTGGTATTGCGTCTAATATTGCTACTGAAAGTAGTGTAGTTTCTAAATATGATGGTATCTTAGAGATTGATGAACTTCGTACGGTAGAAGTGGTTGATGAAATAAACAATAGGCATTTAATAGTTGTTAGTCGTCTTGCTGAAATGCGTATTATAGATACTCGAACAAAGATTGTTTTGGCAACATATAATATTCCTTATGCCTCCAAGCTATTTTTCAATGATAGAGATGAAATTAAAAAAGGGGATTTGCTTTTTGAATGGGATGCTTTCAATGCGAGTATTGTGTCAGAGGTAGCTGGTAGATTTCATTTGGAAAATGTGATTGAAAATATCACGTATAAGAATGAATATGATGAACAGACTGGTTTAAAAGAAAAAGTTATTATAGAATCGCGTGATAAAACAAAAATTCCTGTTATTCATATTTTGGATGAAAATGGTGAAATAAGGAGAATATATAATTTACCTTTAGGTGCTCATATTACAAAAGAAGAAAAAGATGTAATACGAGTAGGAGAAGTACTTGTTAAAATTCCTCGTACTGTTGGGAAAACAGGTGATATTACGGGTGGGCTTCCTCGTGTGACTGAATTGTTTGAAGCTCGTAATCCTTCTAATCCGGCAGTTGTATCTGAAATTGATGGAGAAATTTCTTTTGGTAAAGTTAAACGGGGAAGTCGTGAAGTAATAGTAACTTCTAAGAATGGGGATTATAGGACTTATCTTGTTTCGTTGTCTAAGCAGATTCTTGTTCAAGAGAATGATTACATTCGTGCCGGAATGCCTTTGTCTGATGGAATTATCGCTCCGTCGGATATTTTGGCAGTTAATGGACCGACAGCTGTGCAGGAGTATATTGTGAATGAAATTCAAGATGTGTATCGTTTACAAGGCGTGAAAATCAATGATAAACATTTTGAAGTAATTGTTCGTCAGATGATGCGTAAAGTTGAAATTATAGAAGCTGGCGATACGAAATTTGTAGCAAGACAATTAGTGGATAGAGACGAAGTAAGTGAAGAAAATGATCATATTTGGGATAAAAAAGTCGTTGTTAATGTTGGTGATTCTTCCAATGTAAAGCAAGGACAAATAATAACAATGCGTAAACTACGTGAAGAAAATTCTATTTTAAAAAGACGAGATCTAAGATTGATAGAGGTACGTGATTCTATCCCAGCCACGGTAATGCAGATTTTACAAGGAATTACACGAGCTTCCTTACAAACATCTAGTTTTATTTCAGCTGCCTCTTTCCAAGAAACAGCTAAAGTATTGAATGAAGCTGCCATTAAGGGGAAAGTAGATAAATTGGTAGGTATGAAAGAGAATGTAATTTGTGGTCGTTTGATTCCTGCAGGTACTGGGTTAAAGGAATATGATAAAATCATGGTAGAGACTACTATGGAATAG